Proteins encoded together in one Rhizobium bangladeshense window:
- the purF gene encoding amidophosphoribosyltransferase: MNQSDSFPTDDPLDGDTLHEECGVFGILGHPDAAALTALGLHALQHRGQEAAGIVSFDGKRFYQERHMGLVGDHYTNPMTLARLPGSIAIGHTRYSTTGEVAMRNVQPLFAELEEGGIAIAHNGNFTNGLTLRRQIIATGAICQSTSDTEVVLHLIARSRHASTSDRFIDAIRQMEGGYSMLAMTRTKLIAARDPTGIRPLVMGELDGKPIFCSETCALDIIGAKFIRDVENGEVIICEIQPDGSISIDARKPSKPQPERLCLFEYVYFARPDSVVGGRNVYTTRKNMGMNLAKESPVDADVVVPVPDGGTPAALGYAQESGIPFEYGIIRNHYVGRTFIEPTQQIRAFGVKLKHSANRAMIEGKRVVLVDDSIVRGTTSLKIVQMIREAGAREVHIRVASPMIFFPDFYGIDTPDADKLLANQYADVEAMAKYIGADSLAFLSINGLYRAVGSEDRNPARPQFTDHYFTGDYPTRLLDKNGESMGNKLSMLASNG, translated from the coding sequence ATGAACCAGTCCGATTCCTTCCCGACCGACGATCCGCTCGACGGAGATACGCTGCATGAGGAATGCGGCGTTTTCGGAATTCTGGGACATCCCGATGCCGCGGCACTGACGGCTCTCGGCCTGCATGCCCTGCAGCACCGCGGACAGGAAGCTGCCGGCATCGTCTCCTTCGACGGCAAGCGCTTCTATCAGGAGCGCCATATGGGCCTTGTCGGCGACCACTATACAAATCCGATGACCCTCGCCCGCCTTCCCGGCAGCATAGCGATCGGTCACACGCGCTACTCCACGACAGGCGAAGTGGCGATGCGCAACGTGCAGCCGCTGTTTGCCGAGCTGGAAGAAGGCGGCATCGCCATTGCCCACAACGGCAATTTCACCAATGGCCTAACGCTGCGCCGCCAGATTATCGCAACCGGCGCCATCTGTCAGTCGACCTCCGATACCGAGGTCGTCCTGCATCTCATCGCCCGCTCCCGCCACGCTTCCACCTCCGACCGATTCATCGACGCCATCCGCCAGATGGAAGGCGGCTATTCGATGCTTGCCATGACCCGCACGAAGCTGATTGCCGCGCGCGATCCCACCGGCATCCGTCCGCTTGTGATGGGAGAGCTGGACGGCAAGCCGATATTCTGCTCGGAAACCTGCGCGCTCGACATCATCGGCGCCAAATTCATCCGCGACGTCGAAAACGGTGAGGTCATCATCTGCGAAATCCAGCCTGACGGCTCGATCAGCATCGATGCCCGCAAGCCCAGCAAGCCGCAGCCGGAACGTCTCTGCCTGTTCGAATATGTCTACTTCGCCCGCCCGGATTCAGTGGTCGGCGGCCGCAACGTCTATACGACGCGCAAGAACATGGGCATGAATCTCGCCAAAGAATCGCCTGTCGATGCCGATGTCGTCGTGCCCGTGCCGGACGGGGGCACGCCCGCAGCGCTCGGCTATGCGCAGGAAAGCGGCATCCCCTTCGAATACGGCATCATCCGCAACCACTATGTCGGCCGCACCTTTATCGAGCCGACGCAGCAGATCCGCGCCTTCGGCGTCAAGCTGAAGCATTCCGCCAACCGTGCGATGATCGAAGGCAAACGCGTCGTGCTGGTGGATGATTCCATCGTGCGCGGCACGACGTCGCTGAAGATCGTTCAGATGATCCGCGAGGCCGGTGCGCGCGAGGTCCATATCCGCGTCGCAAGCCCGATGATCTTCTTCCCGGATTTCTATGGCATCGACACACCGGACGCCGACAAGCTTCTCGCCAACCAGTATGCCGACGTCGAAGCCATGGCCAAATATATCGGCGCGGATTCGCTTGCCTTCCTGTCGATCAACGGGCTTTACCGCGCCGTCGGCAGCGAGGACCGCAACCCGGCCCGCCCGCAGTTCACCGACCACTACTTCACCGGTGACTATCCGACCCGGCTGCTCGACAAAAACGGCGAGTCCATGGGCAACAAGCTTTCGATGCTTGCCAGCAACGGCTGA
- a CDS encoding CvpA family protein translates to MPITIFDGIVIGVVLFSAVLAMVRGFSREILSIASWGGSAAAAYYLYPYLLPYAKQYTDDDRIAIAGSAAVVFLIALIVISFITMKIADFIIDSRIGALDRTLGFLFGAARGLLLMVVAVAFWNWLVDVEHRPIWVNEAKSKPFLDSMVVRLKAVLPEQFAEMIQASFRDKMQSPEQGSQGATPPATDQAPADDTPAGGAQQPAN, encoded by the coding sequence ATGCCCATTACGATTTTCGACGGTATTGTCATCGGCGTCGTGCTCTTCTCCGCCGTGCTGGCGATGGTCCGCGGCTTTTCGCGCGAGATCCTTTCGATCGCAAGCTGGGGCGGTTCGGCCGCCGCCGCCTACTATCTCTATCCGTACCTGCTGCCCTATGCGAAGCAGTACACCGATGACGACCGCATCGCGATCGCCGGATCGGCAGCAGTCGTCTTCCTGATCGCGCTGATCGTCATCTCCTTCATAACCATGAAGATCGCCGATTTCATCATCGACAGCCGCATCGGCGCCCTCGACCGCACGCTCGGCTTCCTGTTCGGCGCGGCCCGCGGCCTGCTGCTGATGGTCGTCGCCGTCGCCTTCTGGAACTGGCTCGTCGATGTCGAACACCGGCCAATCTGGGTCAACGAGGCCAAGTCGAAGCCCTTCCTGGATTCGATGGTCGTGAGGCTGAAGGCGGTGCTGCCGGAGCAATTCGCCGAGATGATACAGGCGAGCTTCCGTGATAAGATGCAGTCGCCGGAGCAGGGCAGCCAAGGCGCCACGCCGCCGGCGACCGATCAAGCGCCCGCGGACGACACACCTGCAGGTGGCGCACAGCAGCCGGCGAATTGA
- the radA gene encoding DNA repair protein RadA, with product MAKARTQFICQNCGAVHNRWAGKCDNCGEWNTIVEEDPMGGIGSGPGKTPKKGRPVTLTALSGEIEEAPRIHTAMSELDRALGGGFVRGSAVLIGGDPGIGKSTLLMQAAAALARRGHKIIYVSGEEAVAQVRLRAQRLAAADTDVMLAAETNVEDILATLAEGKRPDLVIIDSIQTLWSELAESAPGTVTQVRTGVQSMIRFAKQTGAAMVLVGHVTKDGQIAGPRVVEHMVDAVLYFEGDRGHHYRILRTVKNRFGPTDEIGVFEMSDKGLREVANPSELFLGERNEKSPGAAVFAGMEGTRPVLVEVQALVAPTSLGTPRRAVVGWDSARLSMILAVLEAHCGVRLGQHDVYLNIAGGYRISEPAADLAVASALVSSLAGIALPADCVYFGEVSLSGAIRPVAHTAQRLKEAEKLGFSAALLPSASAELPKGSGGRWSEVESLPDLVARIAGSKGALRVEDED from the coding sequence ATGGCGAAGGCCAGGACACAGTTCATCTGCCAGAATTGCGGTGCGGTTCATAACCGCTGGGCCGGCAAATGCGACAATTGCGGCGAGTGGAATACGATTGTCGAGGAAGACCCGATGGGCGGAATCGGTTCCGGGCCCGGCAAGACGCCGAAGAAGGGCCGGCCGGTGACGCTGACGGCGCTTTCGGGCGAGATCGAGGAAGCGCCGCGAATCCATACCGCCATGTCGGAGCTCGACCGGGCACTCGGCGGCGGCTTCGTGCGCGGCTCGGCGGTGCTGATCGGCGGCGATCCCGGCATCGGCAAATCGACGCTGCTGATGCAGGCCGCCGCCGCTCTTGCGCGGCGTGGTCATAAGATCATCTATGTCTCCGGCGAGGAAGCGGTGGCGCAGGTCCGTCTGCGGGCACAGCGTCTTGCCGCTGCCGATACCGACGTGATGCTGGCGGCCGAAACCAATGTCGAGGATATTCTGGCGACGCTCGCCGAAGGCAAACGGCCTGATCTCGTCATTATCGATTCGATCCAGACGCTGTGGAGCGAACTCGCCGAATCCGCACCGGGAACGGTGACGCAGGTGCGCACCGGCGTCCAGTCGATGATCCGTTTTGCCAAACAGACGGGAGCCGCCATGGTGCTCGTCGGACATGTCACCAAGGATGGGCAGATCGCCGGGCCGCGCGTCGTCGAGCACATGGTCGATGCGGTGCTCTATTTCGAAGGCGACCGCGGCCATCACTACCGGATCCTGCGCACGGTCAAGAACCGCTTCGGCCCGACCGACGAGATCGGCGTCTTCGAAATGTCCGACAAAGGACTGCGCGAGGTCGCCAATCCCTCCGAGCTCTTCCTCGGCGAGCGCAACGAAAAATCCCCCGGTGCTGCCGTCTTCGCCGGCATGGAGGGCACGCGGCCCGTGCTCGTCGAGGTGCAGGCGCTGGTGGCGCCGACTTCGCTCGGCACGCCCCGGCGCGCTGTGGTCGGCTGGGACTCGGCCCGGCTGTCGATGATCCTGGCCGTGCTGGAGGCCCATTGCGGCGTCAGACTCGGCCAGCACGACGTCTATCTCAACATCGCCGGCGGTTACCGCATTTCCGAGCCGGCGGCGGATCTGGCCGTCGCCTCGGCGCTGGTTTCCTCGCTCGCCGGTATTGCCCTTCCCGCCGATTGCGTCTATTTCGGCGAAGTCAGCCTGTCGGGCGCTATCCGGCCGGTTGCGCACACCGCCCAGCGCCTCAAGGAAGCCGAGAAGCTGGGCTTTTCCGCAGCGCTGCTTCCTTCCGCCTCCGCCGAGCTGCCGAAGGGTTCCGGTGGGCGGTGGAGCGAGGTCGAAAGCCTGCCGGATCTGGTCGCGCGCATCGCCGGCTCGAAGGGGGCGCTACGTGTGGAAGACGAGGATTGA
- a CDS encoding LysE family translocator produces the protein MFDYSLAHWLAFLSAAVLLNLSPGPDIAFILGHTMRGGKRAGFSALFGVWSGACLHVLMAALGLSAVLAASAFAFSAVKWLGAAYLVWLGIQALCASGDSGLISASGGEMPAARIYRQGILVSLLNPKVAIFFLAFLPQFVVEGAGPAWAQLMLHGGLIIAVAAFIEPPLVLLGGRLADALRHNQKIERWLDRGLGAVFVALGVRLALSSR, from the coding sequence ATGTTCGACTATTCGCTTGCGCACTGGCTTGCATTTCTGTCGGCGGCGGTTTTGCTCAACCTTTCGCCGGGCCCGGACATAGCCTTCATTCTCGGCCACACGATGAGAGGCGGGAAACGCGCCGGTTTCTCCGCACTGTTCGGCGTCTGGTCAGGCGCCTGCCTGCATGTTCTGATGGCGGCACTGGGCCTTTCCGCCGTGCTTGCCGCCTCTGCCTTCGCTTTTTCCGCGGTCAAATGGCTCGGCGCCGCCTACCTTGTCTGGCTGGGCATTCAGGCTCTGTGCGCCAGCGGCGATAGTGGCCTGATAAGCGCATCTGGTGGGGAAATGCCGGCCGCAAGGATCTATCGCCAGGGAATCCTGGTGTCTCTGCTCAATCCGAAAGTGGCGATATTCTTCCTGGCATTCCTGCCGCAATTCGTGGTGGAGGGGGCAGGGCCTGCATGGGCGCAGCTCATGCTTCATGGCGGGCTCATCATCGCCGTCGCCGCCTTCATTGAACCGCCGCTCGTGCTTCTTGGCGGGCGCCTTGCAGACGCGCTCAGGCATAACCAGAAGATCGAGCGATGGCTCGATCGCGGCCTGGGCGCGGTGTTCGTGGCGCTCGGTGTGCGCCTTGCCCTGAGTAGCCGATGA